Proteins encoded by one window of bacterium:
- a CDS encoding HIT domain-containing protein, which produces MTDDILWAPWRSAFVLNKKEKGCVFCRRYKMKDSVENLIVYRGKRVFVILNKFPYNTGHTLVVPNRHVGHVERLTPEEAAEFFELTRLSIKVIKKVLKPQSMNLGMNLGRGSGAGVPGHLHMHIVPRWSGDTNFMPVLGKTNVVSVPLEPVYERMRKAFGAV; this is translated from the coding sequence ATGACAGATGACATTTTATGGGCTCCCTGGCGCTCCGCCTTTGTCCTCAACAAGAAGGAGAAGGGGTGTGTCTTTTGCCGGCGGTACAAGATGAAAGACTCTGTGGAAAACCTGATTGTCTATCGAGGCAAGCGTGTCTTTGTCATCCTGAACAAATTCCCCTACAACACTGGACATACGCTGGTGGTCCCGAATCGTCATGTTGGACATGTCGAGCGACTAACGCCGGAAGAGGCGGCGGAGTTTTTTGAGCTGACCCGCCTCTCCATCAAAGTGATCAAGAAGGTGCTCAAACCCCAGTCGATGAATCTGGGAATGAATCTCGGGCGCGGCTCGGGAGCAGGCGTACCGGGACATTTGCATATGCATATCGTTCCTCGCTGGAGCGGCGATACGAACTTCATGCCGGTTCTGGGGAAAACCAATGTCGTGTCAGTGCCACTCGAACCGGTCTACGAGCGGATGCGAAAAGCGTTCGGGGCAGTATGA
- the rlmD gene encoding 23S rRNA (uracil(1939)-C(5))-methyltransferase RlmD, whose product MNDKLVELEISDLAFDGKSVAHLDGKVTFVNGGLPGETILAEITRSKPRYNEAKLREILKRSDIRVPARCEHFPACGGCTWQDLEYHQQLTFKRKQVVDCIERLGKLESVEVTECIGSREVFNYRNKMEFSFHVDQEGDFTLGLHERGHFDRIFDLNECHLTSDSSNRLVHWIRAYIKEHQIPVYDVRAHTGYVRFVVIRQTKRTNQTMLNLVTNYGSLPDQERLVSSLREAFPDLTTLVHNQNGSKSNIATGEIETVIYGPGYIEEQIFGSTFRIRANSFFQTNSLQAELLYQTGFELLEPRSDDRLLDLYCGTGTIGILAAPHVEQVVGVELVPSAIRSAIENAELNQISNISFFEANVVDFLKGVPEELRQFSAFHSRSAPGRYAPQSGEKNSRVGSPAYPIYLL is encoded by the coding sequence GTGAACGATAAACTGGTTGAACTGGAAATCTCCGATCTCGCTTTCGACGGCAAGTCCGTCGCCCACCTCGACGGCAAAGTGACCTTCGTGAATGGAGGACTCCCCGGTGAGACGATCCTGGCCGAGATCACCCGCTCAAAACCGCGTTACAACGAAGCCAAACTGCGCGAGATCCTCAAGCGGTCGGATATCCGCGTCCCCGCCCGCTGCGAACACTTTCCTGCCTGCGGTGGGTGTACCTGGCAGGATCTTGAGTATCACCAGCAACTCACCTTCAAGCGCAAGCAGGTGGTGGACTGTATTGAGCGACTGGGAAAACTGGAATCGGTCGAAGTCACCGAGTGTATTGGTTCACGCGAAGTGTTCAATTACCGAAATAAGATGGAGTTTTCGTTTCATGTCGACCAGGAGGGAGATTTCACTCTCGGCCTGCATGAGCGGGGCCATTTCGACCGGATCTTCGACCTGAACGAATGTCACCTGACCTCGGACAGCTCGAATCGCCTGGTTCATTGGATTCGCGCCTATATCAAAGAACATCAGATCCCGGTGTACGATGTTCGCGCGCACACCGGATACGTCCGGTTTGTAGTGATCCGCCAGACCAAGCGGACCAACCAGACGATGCTCAATCTCGTAACTAATTATGGGAGCCTGCCGGATCAGGAACGGCTTGTCTCGTCATTGCGCGAGGCCTTCCCGGATCTGACGACACTGGTGCATAACCAGAATGGTTCGAAATCGAACATCGCGACCGGCGAGATAGAGACGGTGATCTACGGGCCAGGGTATATCGAGGAGCAGATCTTCGGATCGACCTTCCGCATTCGTGCTAACTCGTTCTTTCAGACCAACTCGCTCCAGGCAGAGCTTTTGTATCAGACCGGTTTTGAGCTGCTGGAGCCGCGCTCCGATGACCGCTTGCTCGACCTTTATTGTGGGACTGGCACTATCGGGATCCTCGCCGCGCCTCACGTTGAACAGGTGGTTGGAGTTGAACTGGTTCCATCGGCGATCCGCTCGGCGATCGAAAACGCTGAGTTGAATCAAATCAGCAACATTTCGTTTTTTGAGGCAAATGTCGTCGATTTCCTGAAGGGAGTCCCGGAAGAATTGCGGCAGTTCTCAGCCTTTCATTCTCGATCCGCCCCGGGCCGGTATGCACCCCAAAGCGGTGAAAAAAATAGTAGAGTTGGCTCCCCCGCGTATCCTATATATCTCCTGTAA
- a CDS encoding DUF885 domain-containing protein — protein MMRKITLIYAIAFVGLLVGLGQAAPKKNARSQTQIFAELSADILTGLQSFYPVTATEMGIHAYDHRLADYSAKSVKEMISRLKQYESRLGKLNNASFDADTRVDLKLIKSNVDVALLNLDKIGWHRKSPVLYVDEAINGIYYLTLSADSTTAARLKAILGRMRQIPSLFATARTNLQHPPKVFVQAARESLAAGIEFYRQVGGDLMVQFPEQADSILAITTSAREAMNSFLGYLESVQVGDDKSFAIGETNFNYMLQHEQFLNFGADSLLKIGESLLVQADRVYREFESTVEKNHQTGQDSVFIPSTFTRDDILDYYQWEVEQVRVFLEMNNVVSVPEDIAPCRVVETPPMLRTMISGIAYQPAGPFDSEQVGHFYVRPLPDSMDQVQLDARYRYVHRRGFRGSVVHEAYPGHHLQMQIAARAESPIRKWQRNNMMIEGWALFSEELAYRSGLFGAENPAQWLGVLGGIRFRAARIVADVNLHTGKWSYDDCVDWMTRTLDINTESEEEYIRREVLRYTHTPTVQMSYLMGKREIERLLQAAQMREGSNFSEKTFYDQILAEGSVPPALLWELLNLTPPLTPQP, from the coding sequence ATGATGCGCAAGATTACTTTGATATACGCGATCGCGTTTGTTGGATTACTGGTTGGACTCGGCCAGGCCGCCCCCAAAAAGAATGCCCGCTCCCAAACCCAGATCTTCGCCGAACTGAGCGCCGACATCCTGACCGGTCTGCAGTCTTTCTATCCGGTGACCGCGACAGAGATGGGAATACACGCTTACGATCACCGTCTGGCGGATTATTCCGCAAAGTCGGTCAAAGAGATGATCTCCCGGCTCAAACAATACGAGAGCCGTCTGGGCAAGCTGAACAACGCCAGCTTTGATGCCGACACTCGCGTCGATCTCAAACTGATCAAATCAAACGTCGATGTTGCTCTGCTGAATCTGGACAAGATCGGCTGGCACCGGAAATCGCCGGTATTGTACGTTGATGAAGCGATCAACGGGATCTACTACCTGACGCTATCGGCAGATAGTACTACTGCGGCGCGACTCAAAGCGATACTGGGACGCATGCGGCAGATCCCGTCACTCTTCGCCACCGCACGCACGAACCTGCAACATCCACCCAAGGTATTTGTGCAGGCGGCCAGAGAATCATTGGCCGCCGGAATTGAATTCTATCGACAGGTGGGTGGGGACCTGATGGTTCAGTTCCCTGAGCAGGCGGACTCGATCCTGGCGATCACCACCTCCGCGCGCGAAGCAATGAACAGCTTCCTGGGGTATCTCGAATCCGTTCAAGTCGGCGATGACAAGTCGTTTGCGATCGGCGAGACCAACTTCAACTATATGTTACAGCACGAGCAGTTTCTCAATTTTGGCGCCGATTCGTTGCTGAAGATAGGTGAATCACTCTTGGTCCAGGCTGACCGAGTTTACCGTGAGTTTGAGAGTACGGTCGAGAAAAATCACCAGACCGGACAGGATTCTGTGTTCATTCCATCGACCTTCACTCGCGACGACATTCTCGATTACTACCAGTGGGAGGTCGAGCAGGTCCGTGTTTTCCTTGAGATGAACAATGTCGTCAGCGTTCCGGAAGATATCGCCCCGTGCCGAGTGGTGGAAACACCCCCAATGCTTCGCACGATGATCAGCGGCATCGCCTATCAACCGGCCGGACCGTTCGATTCCGAGCAAGTCGGCCACTTTTATGTCCGCCCGCTGCCTGACAGTATGGATCAGGTGCAGCTTGATGCTCGCTATCGGTATGTCCACCGTCGGGGATTCCGTGGTTCAGTGGTGCATGAAGCCTATCCGGGTCACCACCTACAGATGCAGATCGCGGCACGCGCCGAAAGTCCGATCCGCAAATGGCAGCGCAATAATATGATGATCGAAGGATGGGCACTCTTTAGCGAAGAGTTGGCCTATCGCTCCGGCCTGTTTGGCGCCGAAAATCCCGCGCAATGGCTCGGCGTGCTTGGCGGTATTCGCTTCCGTGCCGCAAGGATCGTGGCCGATGTCAATCTCCATACCGGCAAGTGGAGCTACGATGACTGTGTCGACTGGATGACCCGCACGCTGGATATCAACACGGAATCCGAGGAAGAGTATATCCGTCGCGAGGTCCTTCGCTACACCCATACCCCAACCGTGCAGATGTCGTATCTGATGGGGAAACGCGAGATCGAGCGACTGCTCCAGGCGGCGCAGATGCGAGAAGGCTCCAATTTCTCCGAGAAGACATTTTATGATCAGATTCTGGCCGAGGGCTCGGTGCCGCCAGCTCTGCTTTGGGAGTTGTTGAATTTAACTCCTCCGTTGACTCCTCAGCCCTGA
- a CDS encoding DUF899 family protein — MLIGDEQKELKAAEEQFKAARENLLAVRRAQPPLPVKDYVLTNTHGKPVMLSDLFAGKDELMVIHNMGRGCAYCTLWADGFNGIWQHLANRAPFAVVTPDSAEKVKEFSTGRGWTFPIYSSHGTSFFPDLGFANEKGSPYPGVSTFKRNADGSIVRVCHDYFGPGDLYCSVWHLLDLMPKGVNDWEPMYKY, encoded by the coding sequence ATGTTGATCGGTGATGAGCAGAAAGAGCTGAAGGCTGCCGAAGAGCAGTTTAAGGCAGCCCGGGAAAACCTACTCGCGGTCCGTCGCGCCCAACCACCGCTTCCGGTCAAGGACTATGTGTTGACCAACACGCACGGCAAACCGGTTATGCTCTCCGATCTGTTCGCCGGCAAAGATGAGCTAATGGTGATCCATAACATGGGACGAGGCTGCGCGTATTGCACACTCTGGGCCGACGGATTCAATGGTATCTGGCAACACCTGGCGAACCGTGCGCCGTTTGCGGTTGTCACGCCTGATTCGGCGGAGAAGGTCAAGGAGTTTTCGACCGGCCGCGGCTGGACTTTCCCGATCTACTCCTCCCACGGCACCAGCTTTTTTCCGGATCTCGGATTTGCGAATGAAAAGGGATCACCGTACCCCGGAGTTTCAACCTTCAAGCGGAATGCGGATGGTTCTATCGTGCGGGTCTGTCACGATTATTTCGGACCGGGAGACCTCTACTGTTCGGTCTGGCATCTGCTGGATCTGATGCCGAAAGGGGTCAACGACTGGGAGCCGATGTACAAATACTAG
- a CDS encoding right-handed parallel beta-helix repeat-containing protein, producing MQRYIPLFLLIALVSSGAVNARTVRVNTDLQTAIDKAKSGDTLILSAAEFSAKPTSFVEPLCGNCLDPRTPVAATYGFIIKDKSITIVGSDRAGTRLITNAGYGLYIENSQETLIRNLTITGGVRDTSGNATDAGIVIRSSKVRIEQVDVRDNTHRLDSVVVGIGGIFSREASEVTISHCGIINNGWDGVALYRGANVTVTDCVIKDGRGAGIGVTWDGTCTAYRNDVSGFWKGIGAFGTSWVIARNNLVHDNLGWGMIATGESFMDMTNNVVYHNGNCGVAPWSTDARGRIVNNIIVDNGWRDEWVCPCVGVWFYGDWSKWVFTNNLVFNNKAGNYQAIWDQTDYNFNQSKDPMFVGNGDFHLKPESPAINSGDSTTYDPDGSISDLGIYGGSQRRK from the coding sequence ATGCAAAGATACATCCCGCTCTTTCTCCTGATCGCGCTGGTTTCATCCGGCGCAGTAAACGCGCGGACAGTCCGCGTCAATACCGATCTGCAAACCGCTATCGACAAAGCCAAATCCGGTGATACACTGATCCTTTCTGCGGCAGAGTTCTCCGCCAAGCCGACCTCGTTTGTCGAGCCGCTTTGCGGCAACTGTCTCGATCCGCGCACGCCGGTCGCCGCGACCTATGGGTTTATCATCAAAGACAAATCGATCACTATCGTCGGGTCAGATCGTGCTGGAACACGCCTGATCACTAACGCCGGCTATGGGCTGTATATTGAGAATTCCCAAGAAACACTAATCCGCAATCTGACGATCACCGGCGGGGTCCGCGATACCAGCGGCAACGCCACCGATGCCGGCATAGTGATTCGTTCTTCAAAGGTTCGGATTGAGCAGGTCGATGTCCGTGATAACACTCACCGGCTGGATAGCGTGGTGGTGGGGATCGGCGGGATATTCAGCCGTGAGGCTTCCGAAGTGACGATCAGCCATTGTGGCATCATCAACAATGGGTGGGACGGAGTCGCGCTTTATCGAGGAGCCAATGTCACCGTCACAGATTGTGTCATCAAGGATGGTCGCGGCGCCGGGATCGGAGTGACCTGGGATGGAACCTGCACTGCTTATCGCAACGATGTTTCCGGTTTTTGGAAAGGAATCGGCGCGTTTGGAACGTCATGGGTGATCGCCCGGAATAATCTGGTGCATGACAATCTTGGCTGGGGGATGATCGCAACCGGTGAATCCTTCATGGACATGACTAATAACGTCGTTTATCACAACGGCAATTGCGGCGTGGCTCCCTGGTCGACCGATGCCCGCGGACGGATCGTCAATAATATCATCGTCGACAACGGATGGCGCGATGAATGGGTATGCCCCTGTGTAGGTGTCTGGTTTTACGGAGATTGGTCTAAGTGGGTTTTCACGAATAATCTGGTCTTCAACAACAAGGCAGGTAATTACCAGGCGATCTGGGATCAGACCGATTACAACTTCAATCAAAGCAAAGACCCGATGTTTGTGGGGAATGGGGATTTCCATCTCAAGCCGGAATCACCGGCCATCAACAGTGGCGATTCGACCACGTATGATCCTGACGGGAGTATCTCCGATCTTGGAATTTACGGTGGTTCGCAAAGGCGCAAATAA
- a CDS encoding carboxymuconolactone decarboxylase family protein, which produces MSERVKEWQAERARLNEIVLNREDLNIKRFFGIDSAVYRKGALDAKTKEMLGLVGSLVLRCDDCITYHVIQVKEAGLTDAEFDEVMSIALVVGGSITIPHLRRAYRTWEELKG; this is translated from the coding sequence ATGTCTGAGCGGGTAAAAGAATGGCAGGCAGAACGAGCACGCCTCAACGAGATCGTGCTCAATCGAGAAGACCTTAACATCAAGCGATTCTTCGGGATAGACTCAGCGGTCTACCGCAAGGGGGCGCTCGATGCCAAAACCAAGGAGATGCTTGGTCTGGTCGGCTCGCTGGTTCTTCGCTGTGATGACTGTATCACCTATCACGTCATCCAGGTCAAAGAAGCCGGATTGACCGATGCTGAGTTTGATGAAGTGATGTCGATCGCATTGGTGGTCGGCGGATCGATCACAATCCCACACCTTCGCCGGGCCTATCGGACCTGGGAGGAATTAAAAGGATAA
- a CDS encoding tRNA (uracil-5-)-methyltransferase, with the protein MKKIVELAPPRILYISCNPATFARDARDLVDAGYRLPKVTPVDMFPHTMHIETVGMFTRA; encoded by the coding sequence GTGAAAAAAATAGTAGAGTTGGCTCCCCCGCGTATCCTATATATCTCCTGTAACCCGGCGACGTTTGCTCGCGATGCCAGGGATCTGGTGGATGCAGGGTACCGGCTCCCGAAAGTCACGCCGGTCGACATGTTTCCGCATACGATGCATATAGAGACAGTTGGGATGTTCACCCGCGCCTGA
- a CDS encoding cation transporter, whose amino-acid sequence MSGSHSHNHPIPSGKKLGWTILLNLGITLAEFIGGLMSGYLALLADAVHNLSDVAALILAWLGAKGAALPATKRSTYGYKRLEVITALISATSLVVIAVFIFKEAYERYLHPQALTHPTLFLSIAIFGLVGNILSVWLLAGDRHLSLNMKTAFLHMAFDAVSSVAVIIGAIIIISFDWILIDPILSALIGIAILWSSYSVIKEAVLILFEAVPGSIDFDEVHKAISELPMVRDVHDLHIWSLSSQEIALSCHVCVDDSDYPKGPTLIGKINQLLHDRFGIGHGTIQIETQECARAELLCHFRHDHPGDA is encoded by the coding sequence ATGAGCGGCTCTCACTCTCATAACCATCCGATCCCATCGGGGAAAAAGCTTGGCTGGACGATCCTGCTGAATTTGGGGATCACCCTGGCGGAATTCATCGGCGGGCTGATGTCCGGTTACCTGGCACTCCTGGCCGACGCTGTACACAATCTTTCCGATGTTGCCGCTCTTATCCTTGCCTGGCTGGGCGCCAAAGGGGCGGCCCTGCCTGCGACCAAACGCTCTACCTACGGGTACAAACGGCTCGAGGTAATCACCGCGCTGATCTCCGCCACATCGCTGGTGGTGATCGCGGTCTTTATCTTCAAAGAGGCGTACGAACGGTATCTCCATCCGCAGGCATTAACGCATCCCACGCTGTTTCTCTCGATAGCGATTTTCGGCTTAGTTGGCAATATCCTCTCAGTCTGGCTATTGGCCGGCGACCGGCATCTCTCACTGAATATGAAGACCGCGTTTCTCCATATGGCGTTTGATGCCGTTTCGTCGGTAGCGGTCATCATCGGGGCAATTATCATTATCAGCTTCGACTGGATCCTGATCGACCCGATCCTCTCTGCGCTGATCGGTATCGCGATCCTCTGGTCCTCGTATTCGGTCATCAAAGAGGCGGTCCTGATCCTGTTTGAAGCGGTCCCCGGTTCGATCGATTTCGACGAAGTACACAAAGCGATTTCAGAACTGCCGATGGTGCGCGATGTTCACGACTTGCATATCTGGTCGCTGTCGTCGCAGGAGATCGCCCTCTCCTGCCATGTCTGCGTGGATGATTCCGACTATCCCAAAGGACCGACCCTCATCGGCAAAATAAACCAACTGTTGCATGATCGATTCGGGATCGGGCACGGGACTATCCAGATCGAAACCCAGGAATGTGCCCGAGCCGAGCTCCTCTGTCATTTCCGCCATGATCATCCGGGAGATGCGTGA